The Nocardioides salarius genome includes a region encoding these proteins:
- a CDS encoding DNA-3-methyladenine glycosylase, whose amino-acid sequence MAASPERPGLLPLLAGRPEEVAPLLLGAVLRHGDVALRLTEVEAYAGEDDPGSHAYRGPTPRTEVMFGPAGRLYTYFSYGMHVCANVVVGEEGTAAAVLLRAGEVVEGRDIVRQRRPRSSERDLARGPARLCQALDITLEHGGADLGTGPVTIEPGPVRPRWESGPRVGLRQAAERPWRFWLPGEPSVSTYRPAAPRPPR is encoded by the coding sequence GTGGCCGCCTCGCCTGAGCGGCCGGGCCTCCTCCCGCTGCTCGCGGGGCGTCCCGAGGAGGTCGCGCCGCTCCTGCTCGGGGCGGTGCTGCGCCACGGCGACGTGGCGCTGCGGCTCACCGAGGTCGAGGCGTACGCCGGCGAGGACGACCCCGGCTCGCACGCGTACCGGGGTCCGACCCCGCGGACCGAGGTGATGTTCGGGCCGGCGGGCCGGCTCTACACCTACTTCAGCTACGGCATGCACGTGTGCGCCAACGTGGTGGTGGGCGAGGAGGGGACCGCGGCCGCCGTCCTCCTGCGCGCCGGCGAGGTCGTCGAGGGACGCGACATCGTGCGGCAGCGCCGACCCCGGTCCAGCGAGCGCGACCTGGCCCGCGGCCCGGCACGGCTGTGCCAGGCACTTGACATCACCCTCGAGCACGGTGGCGCCGACCTGGGCACCGGCCCGGTCACGATCGAGCCGGGTCCGGTGCGGCCACGGTGGGAGAGCGGTCCACGGGTCGGGCTGCGCCAGGCCGCCGAACGGCCGTGGCGGTTCTGGCTGCCGGGGGAGCCGAGCGTCTCCACCTACCGGCCGGCGGCCCCCAGACCGCCCCGCTGA